A section of the Cottoperca gobio chromosome 17, fCotGob3.1, whole genome shotgun sequence genome encodes:
- the LOC115022487 gene encoding cAMP-responsive element modulator-like isoform X2: MDTSVSPELDSSFNDSVTDGEDDHSEDSPPPAAPLQVSPGVTVVQLCDGQTVQVPQTSVIQSPQVQTVQIARVAELQHDESVADTQQRRALLSRRPSYRKILNELSSDSPAVPKIDEEKMEEEEEEAVSSAASAPAPTSIYQTDSGQYPATGDIPAYQLRSPNSGLSHSIVMAASPGSMQSPSHHTENITRKREVRLMKNREAARECRRKKKEYVKCLENRVAVLENQNKTLIEELKALKDIYCHKAE; encoded by the exons ATGGATACCTCCGTCTCACCTGAGCTGGACAGCAGTTTCAACGACTCGGTGACAGATGGAGAGGACGACCACAGTGAGGACAGTCCACCTCCTGCAGCCCCTCTTCAG GTGTCTCCAGGTGTGACTGTTGTCCAGCTGTGCGACGGTCAGACGGTGCAGGTCCCCCAGACCTCCGTCATACAGTCACCACAAGTCCAGACTGTGCAG ATTGCCAGAGTCGCAGAGCTGCAGCACGACGAGTCCGTCGCAGACACGCAGCAGAGACGGGCGCTTCTCTCCAGGCGTCCGTCTTATCG GAAAATACTCAATGAGCTTTCATCCGATTCGCCGGCAGTTCCTAAAATCGACgaagagaagatggaggaggaggaggaggaggcggtctCCAGCGCCGCCTCAGCACCAGCGCCGACCTCCATCTACCAGACCGACTCAGGACAATACc CTGCCACAGGAGACATACCTGCCTATCAGCTGCGTTCGCCCAACTCAGGCCTGTCTCACAGCATCGTCATGGCTGCGTCCCCGGGCAGCATGCAGTCCCCGTCCCACCACACTGAAAACATCACACGCAAGAGGGAAGTCCGACTGATGAAGAACAG gGAGGCAGCTCGTGAGTGCCGCAGGAAAAAGAAGGAGTACGTGAAATGTCTGGAGAACCGCGTGGCCGTgttggaaaaccaaaacaagaccCTGATTGAAGAGCTGAAAGCACTGAAGGACATTTACTGCCACAAAGCCGAGTAG
- the LOC115022487 gene encoding cAMP-responsive element modulator-like isoform X1, protein MDTSVSPELDSSFNDSVTDGEDDHSEDSPPPAAPLQQVSPGVTVVQLCDGQTVQVPQTSVIQSPQVQTVQIARVAELQHDESVADTQQRRALLSRRPSYRKILNELSSDSPAVPKIDEEKMEEEEEEAVSSAASAPAPTSIYQTDSGQYPATGDIPAYQLRSPNSGLSHSIVMAASPGSMQSPSHHTENITRKREVRLMKNREAARECRRKKKEYVKCLENRVAVLENQNKTLIEELKALKDIYCHKAE, encoded by the exons ATGGATACCTCCGTCTCACCTGAGCTGGACAGCAGTTTCAACGACTCGGTGACAGATGGAGAGGACGACCACAGTGAGGACAGTCCACCTCCTGCAGCCCCTCTTCAG CAGGTGTCTCCAGGTGTGACTGTTGTCCAGCTGTGCGACGGTCAGACGGTGCAGGTCCCCCAGACCTCCGTCATACAGTCACCACAAGTCCAGACTGTGCAG ATTGCCAGAGTCGCAGAGCTGCAGCACGACGAGTCCGTCGCAGACACGCAGCAGAGACGGGCGCTTCTCTCCAGGCGTCCGTCTTATCG GAAAATACTCAATGAGCTTTCATCCGATTCGCCGGCAGTTCCTAAAATCGACgaagagaagatggaggaggaggaggaggaggcggtctCCAGCGCCGCCTCAGCACCAGCGCCGACCTCCATCTACCAGACCGACTCAGGACAATACc CTGCCACAGGAGACATACCTGCCTATCAGCTGCGTTCGCCCAACTCAGGCCTGTCTCACAGCATCGTCATGGCTGCGTCCCCGGGCAGCATGCAGTCCCCGTCCCACCACACTGAAAACATCACACGCAAGAGGGAAGTCCGACTGATGAAGAACAG gGAGGCAGCTCGTGAGTGCCGCAGGAAAAAGAAGGAGTACGTGAAATGTCTGGAGAACCGCGTGGCCGTgttggaaaaccaaaacaagaccCTGATTGAAGAGCTGAAAGCACTGAAGGACATTTACTGCCACAAAGCCGAGTAG
- the LOC115022487 gene encoding cAMP-responsive element modulator-like isoform X3, protein MRRSQGKKFDGSGSCSYDQQAFAATGDIPAYQLRSPNSGLSHSIVMAASPGSMQSPSHHTENITRKREVRLMKNREAARECRRKKKEYVKCLENRVAVLENQNKTLIEELKALKDIYCHKAE, encoded by the exons ATGAGACGGAGTCAG GGAAAGAAGTTCGACGGTTCAGGGTCGTGTTCTTATGATCAACAAGCGTTTG CTGCCACAGGAGACATACCTGCCTATCAGCTGCGTTCGCCCAACTCAGGCCTGTCTCACAGCATCGTCATGGCTGCGTCCCCGGGCAGCATGCAGTCCCCGTCCCACCACACTGAAAACATCACACGCAAGAGGGAAGTCCGACTGATGAAGAACAG gGAGGCAGCTCGTGAGTGCCGCAGGAAAAAGAAGGAGTACGTGAAATGTCTGGAGAACCGCGTGGCCGTgttggaaaaccaaaacaagaccCTGATTGAAGAGCTGAAAGCACTGAAGGACATTTACTGCCACAAAGCCGAGTAG
- the LOC115022487 gene encoding cAMP-responsive element modulator-like isoform X4, whose product MAVTGDETESAATGDIPAYQLRSPNSGLSHSIVMAASPGSMQSPSHHTENITRKREVRLMKNREAARECRRKKKEYVKCLENRVAVLENQNKTLIEELKALKDIYCHKAE is encoded by the exons ATGGCTGTAACTGGGGATGAGACGGAGTCAG CTGCCACAGGAGACATACCTGCCTATCAGCTGCGTTCGCCCAACTCAGGCCTGTCTCACAGCATCGTCATGGCTGCGTCCCCGGGCAGCATGCAGTCCCCGTCCCACCACACTGAAAACATCACACGCAAGAGGGAAGTCCGACTGATGAAGAACAG gGAGGCAGCTCGTGAGTGCCGCAGGAAAAAGAAGGAGTACGTGAAATGTCTGGAGAACCGCGTGGCCGTgttggaaaaccaaaacaagaccCTGATTGAAGAGCTGAAAGCACTGAAGGACATTTACTGCCACAAAGCCGAGTAG